The Parashewanella spongiae genome has a window encoding:
- a CDS encoding N-acyl-D-amino-acid deacylase family protein: MAVFNRIFFVFLCVSTITACNDNQQPKVDTLITKGKVFTGSSTQAQALDVAICGNMICGLYPTGQHDVTAKTVVDASNKVVSPGFIDPHTHTLDELYSQDKNHNLNYLTQGVTTVVNGNDGEGFFDIAKTARELEANGIGTNVALFVGHGSIREQVMGRAQRFATAKELQQMSNLLEQAMKDGALGLSTGLYYVPGSFANTEEVITLAKIASQYQGIYDTHLRDESTFNIGLISALDEAINIAEKADIHLHLAHIKALGVDVWGQSKAAISMIEQAQARGVGISADQYPWLASGTKLHSAVMPKWVMADSRQAFHQRLSDKNLTERLRFEINENIRRRGGDSSLLITAFKDSKLVGLTLAEVAELRKSDAVTTAIQLVKEGEVRVASFNMSPNDVEAFMTKPWVVTSSDGTNGHPRKFASFPKKYQKYVTEKGLLSLAEFINQSSSQTAKLLGLSNRGQLTVGYQADIIVFDANKYKANADFSTWNKYSSGIEQVWLNGHRVIQDGIFQHKLEGQFVR, encoded by the coding sequence ATGGCTGTTTTTAATCGTATTTTTTTTGTTTTTTTGTGTGTGTCTACCATTACTGCGTGCAATGATAATCAACAGCCCAAAGTTGATACTTTAATTACGAAAGGCAAGGTATTTACTGGTTCAAGTACACAAGCACAGGCGCTTGATGTCGCTATTTGTGGCAATATGATTTGCGGGCTTTACCCGACAGGTCAACATGATGTAACCGCAAAAACCGTTGTAGATGCCAGCAATAAAGTTGTCAGTCCGGGCTTTATTGATCCTCATACTCATACACTTGATGAACTGTACAGCCAAGATAAAAATCACAATCTCAACTATTTAACTCAGGGTGTGACCACAGTCGTTAATGGCAATGATGGCGAAGGCTTTTTTGATATAGCAAAAACCGCAAGAGAATTAGAAGCCAACGGCATTGGTACTAACGTAGCACTGTTTGTAGGGCATGGCAGTATACGAGAGCAAGTTATGGGGCGAGCACAACGCTTTGCGACTGCTAAAGAATTACAACAGATGTCTAACCTATTAGAACAAGCCATGAAAGATGGTGCTCTTGGGTTATCAACTGGCTTATATTATGTTCCGGGCAGTTTTGCGAATACGGAAGAAGTCATCACTCTAGCCAAAATAGCTAGCCAATATCAAGGAATATATGATACCCATCTGCGTGACGAAAGCACGTTTAATATTGGTTTGATTTCCGCACTGGATGAAGCCATTAATATTGCTGAGAAAGCAGACATACACTTACATCTTGCTCATATAAAAGCACTTGGAGTTGACGTATGGGGGCAAAGTAAAGCAGCGATTTCCATGATAGAGCAGGCACAAGCGAGAGGGGTCGGTATTTCAGCAGATCAATACCCTTGGCTCGCATCTGGCACAAAACTTCATAGTGCTGTTATGCCAAAATGGGTAATGGCAGATTCACGGCAAGCCTTTCATCAACGTTTAAGCGATAAGAATTTAACTGAACGCTTACGTTTCGAAATTAATGAAAACATTCGTCGTAGAGGCGGCGATTCATCACTTCTAATCACAGCATTTAAAGATTCAAAACTGGTTGGGTTAACTTTAGCAGAGGTCGCTGAACTTCGTAAAAGTGATGCCGTCACTACTGCGATTCAACTCGTAAAGGAAGGTGAAGTAAGAGTTGCTTCATTTAATATGTCACCCAATGATGTAGAAGCGTTCATGACAAAACCTTGGGTTGTGACATCTTCAGACGGTACTAATGGTCACCCCCGTAAATTCGCTAGTTTCCCAAAAAAATATCAAAAATACGTAACAGAAAAAGGGCTGCTCAGTCTCGCTGAGTTTATAAATCAAAGCTCCAGTCAAACAGCCAAGCTGCTAGGTCTTAGCAATCGAGGACAATTAACAGTTGGCTATCAAGCAGATATTATTGTGTTTGACGCTAATAAATACAAAGCAAATGCTGATTTTTCAACATGGAATAAATATTCATCAGGCATTGAACAAGTATGGCTAAACGGTCACAGAGTCATTCAAGATGGGATTTTTCAACATAAATTGGAAGGTCAGTTTGTTCGCTGA
- a CDS encoding IS110 family transposase: MEPIVKSCAGLDVHKMMVMVTIRKETEQGIEEITQSFGTLKKERLKLCHFLKQHHIELAVMESTGVYWKSIYLSLVTAGIKTQVVNARHVKNVPGRKTDVINNQWLASLGHYGLVRSSFVPAPQQKQLRLLTRRRDKQKKELSNEKNRLHKTLDDAGIRLGGFISDINGKSGQILVNGLIEGKPLCDLIKMVDPRLKADRSELMASMDETLTPSHFYILRNIKNHIEFLEKQLAELETLIIETIKPWNEALELLQTIPGTSVISAACLIGEIGDDMSCFDGIKGISSWAGLCPGNNESAGKRKSGRMRKGNKMVKTLLCEVANAAVKTKSQFKGKYQGLVIRRGHKRSIIAIAHKLLRIIYTVLSRRKAYFDPDINYEELMVRRNSPRWLQMMVKYNMV; the protein is encoded by the coding sequence ATGGAGCCTATTGTAAAAAGTTGTGCAGGATTAGATGTCCACAAGATGATGGTCATGGTCACTATCCGCAAGGAGACAGAGCAGGGAATTGAAGAAATCACCCAATCCTTTGGTACTTTAAAAAAAGAACGCTTGAAATTATGCCATTTTCTCAAGCAGCATCATATTGAGCTAGCTGTAATGGAAAGTACAGGTGTTTACTGGAAAAGCATCTATCTTTCACTTGTTACAGCTGGCATAAAAACGCAGGTCGTTAATGCAAGACATGTCAAGAATGTTCCCGGTCGAAAGACAGATGTCATTAACAATCAATGGCTCGCTTCACTCGGTCACTATGGACTCGTTCGGTCAAGTTTCGTTCCAGCGCCACAGCAGAAGCAACTCAGATTACTGACTCGCAGAAGAGACAAACAAAAAAAGGAATTGAGTAATGAGAAAAATCGATTACATAAAACCTTAGATGATGCTGGTATTCGTCTGGGCGGGTTTATTAGCGACATTAACGGGAAATCAGGGCAAATACTCGTGAACGGTCTGATTGAAGGAAAGCCATTGTGTGACTTGATAAAAATGGTCGACCCAAGACTGAAAGCCGATAGAAGTGAACTTATGGCGAGTATGGACGAAACTCTTACTCCGTCACACTTTTATATCTTGCGTAATATCAAAAATCACATTGAGTTTCTAGAGAAGCAGCTTGCTGAGCTAGAAACCTTAATTATTGAAACGATAAAACCGTGGAATGAGGCTCTGGAACTTTTGCAAACGATACCGGGCACTAGTGTTATCAGTGCAGCTTGTCTTATTGGTGAAATCGGTGACGACATGAGTTGCTTCGATGGAATAAAGGGTATCAGCTCATGGGCAGGTTTATGTCCGGGAAATAATGAAAGTGCAGGAAAAAGAAAAAGTGGGCGAATGCGTAAAGGAAACAAAATGGTCAAAACACTCTTGTGTGAAGTAGCTAATGCTGCCGTTAAGACGAAAAGCCAATTCAAAGGCAAGTACCAAGGTTTGGTCATCCGTCGAGGACACAAGAGAAGTATCATTGCTATCGCCCACAAACTTTTACGTATTATCTACACAGTATTAAGCCGAAGGAAAGCCTATTTTGACCCAGATATTAACTACGAGGAGTTAATGGTCAGGAGAAATAGTCCCCGATGGCTTCAAATGATGGTTAAATACAATATGGTATAA
- a CDS encoding M14 family metallopeptidase encodes MKKTFLLCLFIICANFHSYADNPIAPSESNHQQACDTGSVRLLADFEASRMDECKNLGDNRFHIIIKPENTPINPSPWYAFKVIADQATDVNVTIKIADKRKNRYLPKISQDMQTWSPQAHRVRGKRLTFTIKATEQPQYVAAQEVINNQYYVDWANKLQAVSQVSHSRLGESAQKRPIYKIESKANTNEWLVILGRLHPPEITGALALFPFVETLLAKNKLADHFRQKFNILIIPNLNPDGVAMGNWRHNAHGADLNRDWVSFKQPETIQVHQYLQGLVAQGQKIKFAIDFHSTNQDVFYTMPTNYDVEDRYFVKHWLNSLDQAMPNFNVIQKPGNRPNNGVSKQYFADNYQIHAITYEMGDETKRDNIIAIANNAAITLMQTMMSDANHNKE; translated from the coding sequence ATGAAAAAAACATTTCTTCTTTGCTTGTTCATAATTTGTGCTAACTTCCATTCTTACGCGGATAACCCTATTGCTCCATCTGAAAGTAATCATCAGCAAGCGTGCGACACCGGCTCAGTTCGGTTATTGGCTGACTTTGAGGCAAGCCGAATGGATGAGTGTAAAAATTTAGGAGATAATCGTTTCCATATCATTATTAAACCAGAAAATACCCCCATTAATCCTAGCCCTTGGTATGCATTTAAAGTCATTGCAGATCAAGCTACTGATGTGAATGTTACAATTAAAATCGCAGATAAAAGAAAGAACCGATATTTGCCTAAAATCAGTCAAGATATGCAAACTTGGTCCCCCCAAGCGCATCGAGTTCGTGGAAAAAGACTGACTTTTACAATCAAAGCTACTGAGCAACCGCAGTATGTTGCGGCACAAGAAGTCATCAATAATCAGTACTATGTCGATTGGGCAAATAAGCTACAAGCAGTAAGCCAAGTGAGTCACAGTAGATTAGGCGAGTCGGCACAAAAGCGACCCATTTATAAAATAGAGAGTAAAGCCAACACTAATGAGTGGTTAGTTATCTTAGGTCGACTACATCCCCCAGAAATCACTGGAGCACTGGCTTTATTCCCATTTGTCGAAACGTTACTGGCTAAAAATAAACTAGCAGATCATTTCCGTCAAAAATTTAACATTTTAATTATTCCAAACTTAAATCCAGATGGCGTCGCCATGGGTAACTGGCGTCACAATGCTCATGGTGCAGATTTAAACCGAGATTGGGTCAGCTTTAAACAGCCCGAAACGATTCAAGTGCATCAATATTTACAAGGCTTGGTTGCACAAGGTCAAAAGATTAAATTTGCCATTGATTTTCATTCCACTAATCAAGATGTTTTTTATACCATGCCAACAAATTATGATGTCGAAGACCGTTATTTTGTTAAACACTGGCTAAACTCATTAGATCAGGCTATGCCAAACTTTAATGTTATACAGAAACCCGGAAATCGACCCAATAATGGTGTATCAAAGCAATATTTTGCTGATAATTACCAAATCCATGCAATCACTTATGAAATGGGTGACGAAACGAAACGTGATAACATAATAGCCATTGCAAATAATGCGGCAATCACGTTAATGCAAACCATGATGTCAGATGCCAACCACAACAAAGAGTAA
- a CDS encoding TonB-dependent receptor domain-containing protein, whose product MKQQPRFKYKLNRLSLCILTALTTQATFLQHANAEESSVKDKEIERISVIGSHIKVNHDNGELPVTTISAEDIENSGAVSGAELLAEIPQQGEVSFNSSRSVGGVNDARGDVSSFNLRGLGTGNTLVLLNGRRLVLHPGTQSENFVPVTTANANTLPVRGLKRVEVLRDGAAAIYGSDAVAGVVNYALKDNYEGSEFNLNYGNEQGTERDVINLTGATGFFLNEEKTHVSMSAGYYNRNIIMASEKPYAKSSDLRENNRFPDEVIVTGTDDDGNPIYSNSDLHNLNSSTPWGEFRTKTLGTFHLQPDTLSGCENSDSRGNPTTALDVEGVCVDRGSQPSSDGYDRNSERSLSSGVERANFYGMLTHELTDDTELYGEALYYFAKADRIREQTSNLTSQRFTISADAYYNPFGEEVSLRKYRPVDTGPRNIEVTDTSYRLLTGLRGYYSNWDWDSGLLYSKANTQDKANRIHTQRFQEAINSTDQATAYDVFNGADINNNNVGDPTRNDQSVIDNFMIDVVRESETELALFDFKVSREDIFELPAGEVGFAAGIEYRYESFFDVRSDELNTTEQFLDTVGGSKDVDQFASVVLGSSPTPDAAGSRNVFSAYGEFAIPLLNDLPLVESLNMQLAARYERFSDVGDILKPKVALSWVMNDYVQLRAAYSEGFKAPGLPQVVAVDISRVNSRNDPLVDSRYGVLEIRSGSDSLRPEESESRSWGVVIQPTDNLTFTADWWYLDQTDTVGLIHSQTQLLYDAMLHYENPTGNGNPLVTRGGEDNEVIAVKNDYINLQDRESSGVDLGVTYDLETSFGKFKFKTNAAKLTKFYQLADDVTAQVIAAQQSSDQGLVDALKYKGKEVTITGSGDLIGQNGRPEWRVVSSLDWRKDAWGAGLRYKYISGFEDTSLDYTVDEENLKYQVKSFSKVDAYVNYRLPGSLIENAKITFGVRNLAGKKPPIADETFGYNSSVHSSLGRYFYMNINKKF is encoded by the coding sequence ATGAAACAACAACCCAGATTTAAATATAAATTAAATCGATTGAGCCTTTGTATACTTACAGCTTTAACAACCCAAGCAACCTTTCTTCAACATGCTAATGCTGAAGAATCATCAGTAAAAGATAAAGAGATTGAACGTATCAGTGTGATTGGTTCACACATTAAGGTTAATCATGATAATGGTGAGTTACCAGTTACCACCATTTCCGCTGAAGACATTGAGAATAGTGGTGCTGTTTCAGGTGCCGAATTACTTGCTGAAATACCTCAGCAAGGTGAAGTTTCTTTCAATAGTTCACGCTCTGTAGGGGGGGTAAATGATGCTCGTGGTGATGTTTCATCATTTAACCTAAGAGGCTTAGGTACGGGTAACACTCTTGTTTTGCTCAACGGCCGCCGTTTAGTGCTTCATCCCGGCACGCAGTCGGAAAACTTTGTCCCTGTAACCACAGCTAACGCCAACACCTTACCAGTACGAGGTTTGAAGCGTGTAGAAGTGTTGCGTGATGGCGCTGCTGCGATTTATGGTTCAGACGCAGTTGCGGGTGTTGTTAACTACGCTTTAAAAGATAATTATGAGGGTTCAGAATTCAACCTCAACTACGGCAATGAGCAAGGGACTGAGCGAGATGTGATCAACTTGACGGGTGCAACTGGTTTCTTTTTGAATGAAGAAAAAACCCACGTTTCAATGTCCGCAGGTTATTACAATCGCAATATTATTATGGCGAGTGAAAAGCCATACGCTAAAAGTTCTGATTTACGCGAAAATAATCGATTCCCTGATGAAGTGATCGTTACCGGAACCGATGATGACGGCAATCCAATATACAGCAATTCAGATTTGCATAACTTAAATTCATCAACACCTTGGGGGGAGTTCCGTACTAAAACATTAGGAACGTTTCATTTACAACCCGATACATTATCGGGTTGCGAAAACTCAGACTCGCGTGGCAATCCAACCACTGCACTTGATGTTGAAGGTGTTTGTGTTGATCGAGGCAGCCAACCATCGAGCGATGGTTACGACCGTAACAGCGAACGTTCCTTAAGCTCAGGTGTCGAGCGAGCTAACTTTTATGGTATGTTGACTCACGAGTTAACCGATGATACTGAACTCTATGGTGAAGCTTTATATTACTTCGCAAAGGCTGACCGTATTCGCGAGCAAACATCAAATCTTACCTCTCAGCGATTCACCATATCCGCTGATGCTTACTATAACCCTTTTGGTGAAGAGGTAAGCTTAAGGAAGTATCGTCCAGTAGATACTGGTCCTCGAAATATTGAAGTCACAGATACAAGCTATCGTTTACTTACTGGCTTACGTGGCTATTATTCAAACTGGGACTGGGACAGCGGGCTTTTATATTCTAAGGCCAATACTCAAGATAAAGCCAACCGCATTCACACTCAGCGATTCCAAGAAGCCATTAACAGTACCGATCAAGCCACCGCTTATGATGTATTCAACGGGGCTGATATCAATAATAATAATGTTGGTGATCCTACCAGAAACGACCAATCCGTCATCGACAACTTTATGATTGATGTTGTGCGTGAAAGCGAAACGGAACTTGCTCTTTTTGACTTTAAAGTATCCCGAGAAGATATTTTTGAATTACCAGCTGGAGAAGTTGGTTTTGCCGCTGGTATCGAATATCGCTATGAAAGTTTTTTCGATGTTCGTTCAGATGAGTTAAATACTACCGAACAATTTCTAGATACAGTTGGTGGCAGTAAAGATGTTGACCAGTTTGCCAGTGTTGTTTTAGGTAGTAGCCCAACACCTGATGCAGCAGGCAGTCGTAATGTTTTTTCAGCTTATGGTGAGTTTGCTATTCCACTTCTAAATGATCTGCCATTAGTTGAAAGCCTCAATATGCAACTGGCCGCTCGTTACGAACGTTTTTCGGATGTAGGTGATATTTTAAAGCCGAAAGTTGCATTATCTTGGGTAATGAATGATTACGTTCAGTTGCGTGCCGCATATTCTGAGGGCTTTAAAGCACCGGGATTGCCTCAAGTGGTAGCCGTTGATATTTCACGAGTCAACAGCCGAAACGATCCTCTCGTTGATTCTCGCTATGGAGTATTAGAAATCCGAAGTGGTAGTGACAGCTTAAGACCAGAAGAAAGCGAGAGCCGCAGTTGGGGAGTGGTCATTCAACCAACAGATAATTTAACTTTTACTGCAGATTGGTGGTATCTAGATCAAACGGACACCGTGGGTCTAATCCATTCACAAACTCAGTTACTTTATGATGCTATGTTGCATTATGAAAACCCAACAGGAAATGGTAACCCTTTAGTCACTCGAGGCGGTGAAGATAATGAAGTTATCGCTGTGAAAAATGATTATATCAATTTACAAGATAGAGAGTCATCAGGTGTTGATTTAGGGGTTACTTATGACTTAGAAACAAGCTTCGGTAAATTCAAGTTTAAGACTAATGCAGCGAAATTAACTAAGTTTTATCAATTGGCTGACGACGTGACAGCGCAAGTTATTGCAGCACAGCAATCCAGCGATCAGGGTTTGGTTGATGCATTAAAGTATAAAGGTAAAGAAGTTACCATTACTGGCAGTGGCGACTTAATTGGTCAAAATGGACGACCTGAATGGCGTGTGGTTTCATCTTTAGATTGGAGAAAAGATGCTTGGGGTGCAGGACTGCGATATAAATACATAAGTGGTTTCGAAGATACCAGCTTAGACTATACCGTTGATGAAGAAAACTTAAAGTACCAAGTAAAAAGTTTCTCGAAAGTTGATGCTTATGTAAATTATCGTCTGCCTGGCAGTCTCATCGAAAATGCAAAAATTACGTTTGGTGTTAGAAATCTAGCAGGTAAGAAACCTCCGATTGCTGATGAAACCTTTGGCTATAACAGCAGCGTGCATTCGAGTTTAGGTCGTTACTTTTACATGAACATAAACAAAAAGTTTTAA
- the gltS gene encoding sodium/glutamate symporter — protein sequence MNIEIPILETLLISLIILFSGYYLNSKIAFLRNNNIPEPVVGGIVFAFLSAVIHVNFGINLQFDMALKVPLMTVFFTTIGLGASFSLLSKGGPKVALFLSVATFYVFIQNAVGVSIAAATGMDPLMGLIGGSVTLSGGHGNGATYADLFISEFGMHENVFELAMAVATLGLILGGLVGGPVSKRLIKKHNLKADTSYHKELDDTVTFVPEDHDFVNPKKMMETLFVILLCMCLGRLGYEALKSIDIVFPAFLIPLLFGVVITNLTEFTKIYKVSRACIDLWGTMALSIFLAMALMSLKIWELVSLAGPMIFMVLVQAIMLMIFAYFITFKVMGKDYNAAIMAGGHCGFGLGATPTAVANMETLVSRYGSSPQAFLVVPLVGAFFIDITNALIIQLYLSLPFVSG from the coding sequence ATGAATATTGAAATACCTATATTAGAAACTCTGTTAATTTCACTCATCATTCTTTTTTCAGGATATTACCTGAACAGTAAAATTGCTTTTCTTCGTAATAACAATATTCCAGAACCTGTAGTTGGTGGCATTGTTTTTGCCTTCTTATCCGCTGTGATACATGTAAATTTTGGAATTAACTTGCAATTTGATATGGCGCTAAAAGTACCGCTAATGACAGTGTTTTTTACTACAATTGGCTTAGGTGCCAGTTTCAGTTTACTCAGCAAGGGTGGGCCTAAAGTAGCTTTATTTCTCAGTGTCGCCACTTTTTACGTCTTCATTCAAAATGCCGTTGGAGTCTCTATCGCTGCCGCTACAGGTATGGACCCATTAATGGGATTAATTGGTGGTTCGGTCACTCTTTCTGGTGGACATGGTAATGGCGCAACCTATGCAGATTTATTTATCAGCGAGTTTGGTATGCATGAAAATGTCTTTGAGTTGGCGATGGCAGTTGCAACATTAGGGCTAATTCTGGGCGGGTTAGTGGGCGGGCCTGTCAGTAAGCGATTAATTAAAAAGCATAATCTAAAAGCTGACACCTCATATCATAAAGAGCTAGATGATACCGTTACCTTTGTTCCTGAAGACCATGACTTTGTTAATCCCAAAAAAATGATGGAAACATTATTTGTTATTCTACTATGCATGTGTTTGGGACGCTTAGGTTACGAAGCGCTCAAGTCTATTGATATCGTATTTCCCGCATTTCTTATCCCACTGTTGTTTGGCGTAGTGATTACCAATCTAACCGAATTCACCAAAATATATAAAGTGAGCCGTGCTTGTATTGATTTGTGGGGAACCATGGCGTTATCTATTTTTCTTGCGATGGCATTGATGTCATTAAAAATATGGGAGTTAGTCAGTCTAGCTGGCCCAATGATTTTTATGGTTTTGGTGCAAGCAATAATGCTAATGATTTTTGCCTATTTTATTACCTTCAAAGTGATGGGGAAAGATTACAACGCTGCTATTATGGCAGGTGGGCATTGCGGATTTGGCTTAGGTGCTACGCCAACGGCGGTGGCTAATATGGAGACTTTAGTTTCACGGTATGGATCATCTCCACAAGCTTTTCTCGTCGTCCCCTTAGTCGGTGCTTTTTTCATTGATATTACTAATGCTTTGATTATACAGTTGTATTTAAGTCTGCCATTTGTGAGTGGTTGA